The Acidobacteriota bacterium sequence AGAAATCCCGGGCGATCTTTTCCAGCTTCAGGACGGCCAAGCAACACCTCGACAGCTCAATGGAACACCGATGCCGGCTCTGCCCGGAGCGCAACCCGCAACGCGACGAGAGAACCCAGCAGGCTCACCGCCAAGGTCACCCCCGCCAGGATCGGCGGGACCTGCGCCGGCAGGAAACTGGGGATTGCGGAGCCCTGCGTGGCGTTGATCAAGGTCGCCAGCAGGAGAAAACCGACGAACAAGCCGATCCCTGAAATGATCAACACTTCGCTGAACACCACGATCGCGATGTCCCGACGCCGGCCCCCGATGGCCCGCAGGACGGCGAAGTCCCGTGCGCGGCTCAGAACACTCGTGTACAGGGTCAGGGAAATGATGACGACCCCGATCAGGACGGCGATGAGGGTGGAAAAACCGAAGCTGCCCCCAATGCCGGTGTTGGTGAAATAGTAGCGCCGCGTCAAGCGGGAGAGTTCGTCCGTCCCGAACACGGTGCTTTCGGGCATCACGGCGCGGAGTTTGCCGAGTGCGGCCTCCTTGTCCGCGCCGGGCTTGAAACGGATCAGAATGGCCGAGTAGCGGCCCGGGGGAGTCCGGGCGATGTCCTTGACCTTGTCCAGGGAAGCGAAGACGAGCGTCCCCTGAAAGCCCCGTGCGCCTTCGCTGATGGCGGCCACCCGGACCCGCCGGTCTCCGATTTCGGTCACCTGGCCCGGCAGGGGGTTTCCGAGCTTGGCCAGGTCCAGCCGGTCCACGGTCACGGATTCGAGATCGAGCAGGGCGCGCTCGTCTTCCTTCTCGAAAGCCCACGGTCCCCCGGCGAGGCGCGGGCGCCGGACCCCGACGACCCGGACGGATTCGAAGGAACCGTCGGTGGTCTTGAACAACCCGCTGCCGATGAGGACCGGTTCCGCCCACTCCACCTCGGCCAGCCCGATGGCGCGATCCAGGTAGCGCCCGGAGACGAGGTTGCCCGCATCCGCGTTGCGGAGATTGGCGCTCATGATCCAGGCGTCCGCACCGCTGTGATCCACCAGTACGGACATGTAGTTCAACAAACCGAAAAGAATGGAGAGCTGCTGGCCCACCAGGAAGACAATCGCCACCACGCCGAGGAGCGCGCCCGCGGTCGAGGCGCGATCGTGCACCACCATCCGGAAAGCGGTCAGGCTACGCATCGGTGGAAGCCTCGCAAGCCAGTCGAAACCCCTCGTCGAAATCGCGGGCCACCCGGGCTCCCCGGCTTTCGAGGACGGCCCTTGCCGCGACGGCGCCGCGGCCGCCCAGGATGACCCGGCACGGTTCAGGCGCCTGGCGAACCTGCTCCATCACATCCAGCACGTCCTCGAGCCTGGAGAGCATGGTGAAAGTCAGGAAAAGCACGTTCGGCGCAAAGGCCGCGACCGCCCGCGCGATCTGCCCGGCAGGCAAGCCCACGCCCAGGTTCTTCACGGTCCAGGCCCGCAGGGCCAGGTACGAGGCCAGCGCCAGCGGGATCAGTTCGTGTTCATCCCCCGGGGCGCAGGAGACCAGCGCGAGGGCCCCCGTCTTCCGCCGGAGTTCCGGCGCCGTCACGGTCAGCCCGGCCAGAAGGCTTCGGATCGTCTCGGTGGCGAGGTGCTCCTGAAAAATCTCCAGATCGTTGGATTCCCAGCGCTTCCCGACCTCGGCCATCGCCGGGAGCAGCACGTCGACGATCAGGCGGTCCGGCGAGGCGAAATCCGAGGCGGTTTCCGAAAGGAATTCCCGTGCGCCCCGAACGTCGCCCCCGATGAGTTTTTCCACCAGCACCGGCTTGACCGCCCCGGGAGCGGCTTCGCGCAAGGCTGGCCTTGGCGCGGTCCATCGGCCCAGCTGATCCCGGATGGACCGGATCGGTTGAGCGAGTTCATTGCATTCGGGCGGTTTGAGGTATCCCTGGATGGCGATGATCCAACTGTCCAGGACCAGGGCGAACGCATCATGGCCGGATCCGCGCGCGCCGAACACCGTCGCGTACCACGCGCTCTCCTCGCGAAGTGCGGGGAACAGGTGGTACCGGTAGATGACCTTCAAAAGCCGCCCGAACTCGATGGCGTATTGCAGCAGCTGTTGATCGGCCCGCTCCAGGTCCGTCCGCTGGTGGTAGTGCCACTCCAGTTCCAGTCGCTTGAGAACCAGGGCGGACAGGTTTCCGAACTCCGACGAGAAGAGCTGCGAGGCGGAAGTGGAAACGGTGTTCGTCATGATCGCCGCCCCGTCCAGGGTTGCCGGCCAAAGACCGCGGAACCGTTCAAATCAATTCTGAAATCGGCTTTGCACAGGTCTGTGGACATGCGCAGATCATAACCGGGAGAGGGTTGGAAATAAAGAGAAAGATGGGGTGGGCTTAAGCGGCTCCGACAGCGAAAATCCGGGATTTCCTGTTGATCCCGAACGGGCGACTGTGTCAAGCTGGGTTCGTCCGACCGGGCGGCCGGATGACCCTGGCAAAAGGAGACCTTCATGCCGGAGTTTGACATCCTCGAACCGGCCGACACCGCCCCGGATGCCGCCGATGTCCCCGCGCGGATCCGGCGGCTGGTGGAGGCGCAACCCTACGGCGTGCTGTGCACCCAGGGCCAATCGCAACCGTACGGGTCGCTGGTGGCGGTGGCGGCCACCCCCGACCTGGCGGCGTTCGTCTTCTCGACACCGGTCGCCACGCGGAAATACCGGCTGTTGTCGGAGTGCGCCCACGTCGCCCTGGTGCTCGACAGCCGTTCGGGCGCGCCCGGCGAGTTCATGCAGGTCGAGGCGGTCACCGTCACCGGGCGGGCGCACCGGGTCGGCCCGGGACCGGACTTCGGGCCCTGGGCGGACCTGCTCGTCGCCCGCCACCCCCAGCTGGCCGTCTTCGCGCGGGCGGAATCGTCCGCCCTGTTCCGGATCGACGTCATCCGCTACTTTCACGTCTGCCGGTTCCAGGAAGTTCACCAGTGGGTCCCCCGGCCCTTGCCCCGATCCGGCTGAAACCGGGAAGACCGCATTCCGAAGGAGGCGTGCCAAGCCGTGCGTAAAGACGGGCGCCGCGCTGCCAACCCCTACATCCTCCCGCTGGACGAGGCCGATCTCGCCCTCGAGCCCCTGGTGGGCGGAAAATCCGCCCGGCTGGGCGCCCTGGCCCGGGCCGGGCACCGGGTCCCGCCCGGCTTCTGCGTGACCATCCGGGCCTATGAGCGATTCGTCGATGCCGGCCGGTTGACCGGAGCCATCCAGATGGAACTGGAGCGCAAGCGGTTTGAATCGATGCGGTGGGAGGAACTCTGGGACGCCGCCTTGCGCATCCGTTCCGCCTTCACCGCCCGACCGTTGCCGGCGGACGTCAACGAAGCCATCGCGAGGGCCCTGGCCGCCTTCCCGGGCCAGGCCGCCTGGGCCGTGCGGTCTTCCGCGCCTGGAGAGGACTCGGCCGGCTGCTCCTTTGCCGGGTTGCACGAGTCCTGCGTCGGCCTCGTCGGGACGCAAGCCGTCCTGGATGCCGTCCGGCTGGTCTGGGCCTCCCTGTGGTCCGACGCGGCCATGCTCTACCGGCGCGAGCTGGCCCTCGACCCGTCGCGCAGCCGCATGGCCGTGCTGGTGCAGGCCATGCGCGAGGAAACGGTTTCGGGCGTGGCCTTCGGCTGCGATCCCCGCCGTCCCGCCGCCGCCATCGCCGTGGTGGAAGCCGTCCCTGGGCGTTGCGCCGGCCTGGTCGACGGCGAGATCGACCCGGACCGCTGGGAACTGTGCCGCCCGGACGGCCGGGTGACCGGCTGGCGCCCGGGCAACCGGGCCGAATCGTTCCCAGCGACGCCGTTGCTCGGCCCCGCCGACCTGGCCAACCTGCTCCAGGTGATCCACGGCGTGGAAGCGCTCTTCGGCTGGCCGCCCGACATCGAGTGGACCGGCCGCCGCGACCGTTTCACCCTGCTCCAGGCCCGGCCGGTCACCTCCCCGGCGTCCGACGGCGAGGACAACCGCGGCTGGTACCTGACCCTGCGGCCGGGGATGGCGCGGTTGAAAAAACTGCGCACCCGCGTCGCGGAAGAGCTCATCCCGGCGCTCGAGGCAGAAGGTCGGCGCCTGGCCGCCGAAGATCTCGAACCGCTCTCCGCCGAGCAACTGGCGATGACGATCGAGGCCAGGCTGGCCGCTTTCCAGCGGTGGAACGAGACGTACCGGGACGAGTTCATCCCCTTCGCCCACGGGATTCGGAACCTGGCCGTCTACTACAATGACGCCGTCCACCCCCCGGATCCCTACGAGTTCCTCGGTCTTCTCAAGGGGGAAGACCTCCTGGCCACCCGGCGGAACGCGGCCCTGCTTTCACTCGCCGACATCCTGAGGCCGGACCGGCCGTTGCAGGAGGCGCTCGAGAACGCTCTCGGACCGGTTTCCCCGGTCGACCCGGACGGGTGGCGGGCTTTGGCGCCGGCGGCCCGGGCGGCCCCGGGCGGTGCGGCGTTCCTCGCAGAGTTCCAGCGGGTCCTCGGGGAGACCCTTGACCTCGTCTACGGGGAGACGCGGCTTGCGGACCGCCCGGACCTGGTTTTGCACTCCGTCCTGGAGCTGGCCCGCACTCCACGGAAAGACGCCTGTGCCTCCGTGGCGGTGGAGGCCCAGGCGGCGGACGCCCTCCGGCAGAAGCTGCTGGACGCGATCGGTCCCGAGAGGCAGGCCGAAGCGCTGGAGGTCATTGAGCTC is a genomic window containing:
- a CDS encoding B12-binding domain-containing protein, translating into MTNTVSTSASQLFSSEFGNLSALVLKRLELEWHYHQRTDLERADQQLLQYAIEFGRLLKVIYRYHLFPALREESAWYATVFGARGSGHDAFALVLDSWIIAIQGYLKPPECNELAQPIRSIRDQLGRWTAPRPALREAAPGAVKPVLVEKLIGGDVRGAREFLSETASDFASPDRLIVDVLLPAMAEVGKRWESNDLEIFQEHLATETIRSLLAGLTVTAPELRRKTGALALVSCAPGDEHELIPLALASYLALRAWTVKNLGVGLPAGQIARAVAAFAPNVLFLTFTMLSRLEDVLDVMEQVRQAPEPCRVILGGRGAVAARAVLESRGARVARDFDEGFRLACEASTDA
- a CDS encoding FtsX-like permease family protein; protein product: MRSLTAFRMVVHDRASTAGALLGVVAIVFLVGQQLSILFGLLNYMSVLVDHSGADAWIMSANLRNADAGNLVSGRYLDRAIGLAEVEWAEPVLIGSGLFKTTDGSFESVRVVGVRRPRLAGGPWAFEKEDERALLDLESVTVDRLDLAKLGNPLPGQVTEIGDRRVRVAAISEGARGFQGTLVFASLDKVKDIARTPPGRYSAILIRFKPGADKEAALGKLRAVMPESTVFGTDELSRLTRRYYFTNTGIGGSFGFSTLIAVLIGVVIISLTLYTSVLSRARDFAVLRAIGGRRRDIAIVVFSEVLIISGIGLFVGFLLLATLINATQGSAIPSFLPAQVPPILAGVTLAVSLLGSLVALRVALRAEPASVFH
- a CDS encoding pyridoxamine 5'-phosphate oxidase family protein, which gives rise to MPEFDILEPADTAPDAADVPARIRRLVEAQPYGVLCTQGQSQPYGSLVAVAATPDLAAFVFSTPVATRKYRLLSECAHVALVLDSRSGAPGEFMQVEAVTVTGRAHRVGPGPDFGPWADLLVARHPQLAVFARAESSALFRIDVIRYFHVCRFQEVHQWVPRPLPRSG